A stretch of Prunus dulcis chromosome 6, ALMONDv2, whole genome shotgun sequence DNA encodes these proteins:
- the LOC117631065 gene encoding putative 4-hydroxy-4-methyl-2-oxoglutarate aldolase 3, whose protein sequence is MAALATAEACDTNAALLGSGDLRVLPPIFQIYGQCRAFSGPIVTLKVFEDNVLVRQLLETRGEGRVLVIDGGGSMRCALVGGNLGQLAQNMGWAGIVVNGCIRDVDEINGCDIGVRALASHPVKSSKKGIGEKHIPINIAGTLIREGEWLYADSDGILISTSELSL, encoded by the coding sequence ATGGCTGCCTTAGCAACTGCTGAAGCTTGTGATACGAATGCAGCCCTTTTAGGCAGTGGAGATTTGCGTGTTCTGCCACCAATATTCCAGATATACGGACAATGCCGAGCATTCTCAGGCCCCATTGTCACACTTAAGGTATTCGAGGACAATGTTTTAGTAAGACAGCTTCTGGAAACCAGAGGTGAGGGAAGAGTTTTAGTTATTGATGGTGGAGGAAGCATGAGATGTGCTTTGGTTGGGGGGAATTTGGGACAGTTGGCTCAAAACATGGGATGGGCTGGTATTGTGGTAAATGGCTGCATCAGAGATGTAGATGAGATAAACGGATGTGATATTGGGGTGAGGGCTTTGGCATCTCATCCGGTGAAATCAAGCAAAAAAGGCATTGGCGAAAAGCATATTCCGATCAACATTGCAGGAACCTTGATTCGTGAAGGCGAATGGTTGTATGCAGATAGTGATGGCATCCTCATCTCCACATCTGAACTGTCTCTTTGA
- the LOC117631064 gene encoding F-box protein At-B: MEQKKQKEERRMGLERLPSSLLIEEVLLKLEIETLCSVSCVNKAMSFSVSQALPLLSSINLSAFSPDAQILNSIVGGYRGLHSLTLNCLHLDNLSLGVILDTHLQELNLLSCSLLSYQVFTSIGEACPNLRVLVLELVDQCSTEAFKTNLDQMLNGCLCLESFSLKIRGRDVGANAFQSIDFFLPSALKSMKLQSVLEQDVIRLMDKIRVGADRNSVQTSHVSIPVSPLSSVFTLQRLSLVLDAISDELIMAISGNLPTLVELDLEDRPVKQPLPNHDLTNTGLQYLASFHHLMGLSLIRSRHNQQVSFKRVNDMGMFLLSEVCKGLESVRLCGFSKVSDAGYASILHSCLKLKKFEARNAFFLSDLAFLDVTEFQCSLVEVKLLSCSLITSETVKQLTRSRVLEVLDLCGCRSIADSCLGSISSLRSLSMLNLAGADITDYGLSVLAQGIPSITHLCLRHCERVTDEGISFLFHGGGTIRKTLSALDLGHMPRISDKAVFTIAMAGTEITELCLRHCSVTDVSLDCLAMRKTFRDECKLLRRLDLLNCTGLSVNSLRFLKRPSFPGLHWLGIGGTPLASKGYHTLSKIHSQRPWLTICLEGCEMGCYDGWQFHRAGYPQ; the protein is encoded by the exons ATGGAGCAGAAGaagcaaaaagaagaaaggaggaTGGGTTTGGAGAGACTGCCCAGCAGCTTATTGATAGAGGAAGTTCTGCTCAAGTTGGAAATAGAGACTCTGTGCTCAGTTTCGTGCGTTAACAAAGCCATGAGCTTCTCAGTTTCTCAGGCCCTGCCTTTACTCTCGTCTATCAATCTCTCT GCATTTTCTCCTGATGCCCAGATTCTAAATAGTATCGTTGGTGGCTACAGGGGCCTCCACAGCCTCACCCTAAATTGTCTCCACCTTGACAATTTGTCACTCGGAGTTATTCTGGACACACATCTTCAAGAACTGAATTTGTTAAGCTGCTCCCTGCTGTCCTATCAAGTCTTCACTTCCATCGGGGAGGCCTGCCCCAATCTCAG GGTGCTTGTGCTAGAATTGGTAGACCAGTGCTCAACTGAAGCATTTAAGACCAACCTGGACCAAATGCTTAATGGATGCTTGTGCTTGGAG TCTTTTTCTCTTAAGATTCGAGGGAGAGATGTAGGAGCAAATGCTTTTCAGTCCATTGATTTCTTCCTGCCTAGTGCTCTCAAAAGTATGAAGTTGCAGTCAGTGCTTGAGCAAGATGTAATTCGTCTTATGGATAAGATTAGAGTTGGTGCTGATAGGAACAGTGTGCAAACATCTCATGTCAGCATCCCCGTCTCTCCATTATCATCTGTATTCACATTGCAGCGCTTGTCCCTTGTCTTAGATGCTATATCCGATGAGCTAATCATGGCCATTTCCGGAAATCTCCCCACTTTGGTAGAGCTAGATCTTGAAGACAGACCAGTTAAGCAACCATTACCAAATCATGACTTAACCAACACCGGGCTTCAATATTTGGCCTCCTTCCATCATTTGATGGGATTGTCTCTTATACGAAGTAGACATAACCAGCAAGTCTCATTCAAAAGGGTAAACGATATGGGCATGTTTCTTCTATCTGAGGTCTGCAAAGGTCTAGAGTCTGTGAGACTCTGTGGGTTTTCCAAAGTCAGTGATGCAGGTTATGCATCGATCTTACACTCGTGTCTGAAGTTGAAGAAGTTTGAAGCTCGGAATGCCTTTTTTTTGTCAGACTTGGCCTTTCTTGATGTTACTGAGTTCCAATGTTCCCTTGTTGAGGTGAAGTTGCTGTCCTGCAGTCTTATAACTAGTGAAACCGTGAAGCAGCTGACCCGTTCTAGGGTCCTGGAGGTGCTTGACCTGTGTGGGTGTAGGAGCATAGCAGATTCCTGCCTCGGTTCCATTTCATCCCTTCGTAGCTTAAGTATGCTGAATCTCGCAGGAGCTGATATTACCGATTATGGCTTATCGGTTCTTGCCCAGGGGATTCCATCCATAACACATTTGTGTCTCAGACACTGTGAGAGGGTCACTGATGAgggaatttcttttttgttccaTGGTGGAGGCACAATTCGCAAAACATTGTCAGCCCTGGATTTAGGACACATGCCTAGAATATCAGATAAAGCCGTTTTTACAATTGCCATGGCTGGTACTGAGATTACCGAGTTGTGTCTCCGGCATTGCTCTGTGACTGATGTTTCTCTAGATTGTTTGGCAATGAGGAAAACGTTTCGGGACGAATGTAAACTACTTCGGAGGCTTGACCTTCTGAATTGCACTGGTTTGTCTGTTAATTCCCTGAGGTTTCTTAAGAGGCCTTCCTTCCCTGGACTACACTGGCTTGGTATTGGGGGCACACCTCTTGCTAGCAAAGGATATCATACTCTTAGCAAAATTCATAGCCAGAGGCCATGGCTGACAATATGTTTGGAGGGCTGTGAAATGGGATGTTATGATGGATGGCAATTCCATAGAGCTGGATATCCTCAATGA
- the LOC117629822 gene encoding COP9 signalosome complex subunit 6a-like: protein MAESSSSGLTFKLHPLVIVNISDHYSRVKSQMHPPITNTATTTTTPPPNNGAEGAVETAPSSSSSSALASSPRVFGCVIGVQRGRTVEIFNSFELLYDPATHSLDRAFLEKKQELYKKVFPHFYILGWYSTGTDAQESDMNIHKALMDINESPVYVLLNPLINPAQKDLPITIYESELHVIDGIPQLIFVSSSYTIETVEAERISVDHVAHLKPSDGGSAATQLAAHLTGIHSAIKMLNSRIRVLHHYLLAMQKGDIPCENSLLRQVSSLLRRLPAIESGKFQDDFLMEYNDTLLITSLAVLTNCSSTMNELVDKFNTAYDRHTRRGGRTTFF from the exons ATGGCAGAGTCGTCGAGCAGCGGGCTGACGTTCAAGCTTCACCCTCTGGTGATCGTGAACATATCGGATCACTATTCTAGGGTTAAGTCTCAGATGCACCCGCCCATCACCAACACAgcgacaacaacaacaacgcCACCACCCAACAATGGCGCCGAAGGAGCAGTAGAAACAgcgccttcttcttcttcttcctctgcctTGGCCTCGTCTCCAAGGGTCTTCGGCTGCGTTATTGGGGTTCAGAGGGGCCGCACAGTCGAGATCTTTAACAGCTTCGAGCTCCTTTATGATCCTGCAACTCACTCCCTCGACCGCGCCTTCCTCGAGAAGAAGCAAGAGCTCT ATAAGAAGGTGTTCCCGCACTTTTACATACTGGGATGGTACTCTACGGGTACTGATGCTCAGGAATCTGATATGAACATCCACAAAGCT TTGATGGATATCAATGAAAGCCCTGTTTATGTTCTCCTCAACCCTTTGATCAACCCTGCCCAAAAGGATCTCCCAATCACTATTTACGAAAGTG AGCTGCATGTCATCGATGGGATTCCACAGCTGATTTTTGTCAGTTCAAGTTACACGATTGAG ACGGTAGAAGCTGAACGTATCTCAGTGGATCATGTCGCTCATCTTAAACCATCTGATGGAGGTTCAGCAGCAACTCAAT TGGCTGCTCATCTTACAGGAATTCACAGTGCCATCAAGATGCTAAATAGCAGAATTAGAGTGCTTCATCACTATCTTCTAGCTATGCAGAAAG GTGATATACCTTGTGAGAATTCTCTGCTAAGGCAAGTATCAAGTCTTCTGAGGAGGTTGCCTGCCATTGAATCGGGGAAATTTCAAGATGATTTCTTGATG gAATACaatgacacattattgattACATCTTTAGCTGTGCTTACCAACTGCTCAAG tACAATGAACGAGCTAGTCGACAAGTTCAACACTGCATATGACAGGCATACTCGAAGGGGTGGACGGACCACTTTTTTCTGA